The proteins below are encoded in one region of Streptomyces ficellus:
- a CDS encoding phosphoribosyltransferase, giving the protein MSHETPGRIPGESENVVVWSGTWVSERLGVELTGDRRLPELLGLALRRNPKRAHLLVSNVLGKHVPQSPGVVWRSGYDLGVRVRQLLGPADAERAVVLGYAETATGLGHSVADGVGSAPYLHSTRRPVPGVAPAGGFEEAHSHATSHLLLPEDPALLAGTGPLVLVDDEFSTGNTVLNTVRDLHSRHPRERYVIVALVDMRSAADQDRFAAFAAEIGARVDLVTLAAGTVRLPDGVLARGQALVAEYEAAAATRGAGTTPAAPAAPAPPVRRVRLGWPDGVPDGGRHGFTPAHRARLDAALPAMAERLADALGLPDGAPGGEGAAAPRLLVLGCEELMYAPLALGVALERHGGAEVRFSTTTRSPVLPVDDPGYAIRTRLVFPAHDAPADGPGDRYAYNVAGAGFDAVVAVVDSAADTPALHAPDGLLAQLAAHIPHVLLAVVPSYVPASRVPVPHVPASHVPAERPSMLPEPLRGPAFSSYAPEEVGWLLQDLSDVELEAPTEEREEAIQHGGAHYAESLPVEYQPSDRYQALFHAALDTSAARIARAVGTVTETVLAERSPRPVLVSLARAGTPVGVLMRRWALHRHGLDLPHYAVSIVRGRGIDANALRWLAAHHDPADVVFVDGWTGKGAITRELAAALQDFPGFDPEIAVLADPGSCVRTYGTREDFLIPSACLNSTVSGLISRTVLRADLVGPDDYHGAKFYRELAGADVSNDFLTAITSHFDDVTALVDADVKELSATDRTPTWAGWAAVERISQEYGIHDVNLVKPGVGETTRVLLRRVPWKILAQRGAGADLDHVRLLAEQRGVPVEEVDDLHYTCVGLIHPKYTRGATGADGKAVANR; this is encoded by the coding sequence GTGAGTCACGAGACGCCGGGCAGGATTCCGGGAGAGAGCGAGAACGTGGTGGTCTGGTCGGGTACGTGGGTGTCGGAGCGGCTCGGGGTCGAGCTGACCGGCGACCGGAGGCTGCCCGAACTGCTGGGCCTGGCGCTGCGCCGCAACCCCAAGCGGGCGCACCTGCTGGTGTCCAACGTGCTCGGCAAGCACGTGCCGCAGAGCCCCGGTGTGGTCTGGCGGTCGGGTTACGACCTGGGCGTACGGGTACGACAGCTGCTCGGCCCCGCCGACGCGGAACGGGCCGTGGTGCTCGGGTACGCGGAGACGGCGACCGGCCTCGGCCACTCGGTCGCGGACGGTGTGGGCAGCGCCCCGTACCTGCACTCCACCCGGCGCCCGGTGCCCGGGGTGGCCCCGGCGGGCGGCTTCGAGGAGGCCCACTCGCACGCCACCTCGCACCTGCTCCTGCCCGAGGACCCCGCCCTGCTGGCGGGCACCGGGCCGCTCGTCCTGGTCGACGACGAGTTCTCCACCGGCAACACCGTGCTGAACACGGTGCGCGACCTCCACTCCCGCCACCCGCGCGAGCGGTATGTGATCGTCGCGCTCGTCGACATGCGTTCGGCCGCCGACCAGGACCGGTTCGCGGCCTTCGCCGCCGAGATCGGCGCCCGGGTGGACCTGGTCACCCTGGCGGCGGGCACGGTCCGGCTCCCCGACGGCGTCCTGGCCCGCGGCCAGGCCCTGGTGGCCGAGTACGAGGCCGCGGCGGCCACCCGCGGCGCCGGGACCACGCCCGCTGCGCCCGCCGCGCCGGCGCCGCCCGTGCGGCGCGTCCGGCTCGGGTGGCCCGACGGCGTACCGGACGGCGGGCGGCACGGCTTCACGCCCGCCCACCGCGCCCGCCTGGACGCCGCGCTCCCCGCGATGGCCGAGCGCCTCGCCGACGCCCTCGGGCTCCCTGACGGTGCCCCCGGCGGTGAGGGCGCCGCCGCACCGCGCCTGCTCGTCCTCGGGTGCGAGGAGCTGATGTACGCCCCGCTCGCCCTCGGCGTCGCGCTGGAGCGGCACGGCGGCGCCGAAGTGCGGTTCTCGACCACCACACGCTCGCCCGTCCTCCCCGTCGACGACCCCGGCTACGCCATCCGCACCCGGCTCGTGTTCCCCGCCCACGACGCGCCCGCCGACGGCCCCGGCGACCGGTACGCCTACAACGTCGCGGGCGCCGGTTTCGACGCCGTCGTCGCCGTCGTCGACTCGGCCGCCGACACCCCCGCGCTCCACGCCCCGGACGGCCTCCTGGCGCAGCTCGCCGCGCACATACCGCACGTGCTGCTCGCCGTCGTGCCGTCCTACGTCCCCGCGTCCCGCGTTCCCGTGCCCCACGTCCCCGCGTCCCACGTCCCCGCCGAAAGGCCCTCCATGCTGCCCGAGCCTCTCCGGGGCCCCGCCTTCTCGTCCTACGCCCCCGAGGAGGTCGGCTGGCTCCTCCAGGACCTCTCGGACGTCGAGCTGGAGGCCCCGACCGAGGAGCGCGAGGAGGCCATCCAGCACGGCGGCGCCCACTACGCCGAGTCCCTGCCCGTCGAGTACCAGCCCAGCGACCGCTACCAGGCCCTCTTCCACGCCGCCCTCGACACCTCCGCCGCCCGTATCGCCCGCGCCGTCGGCACCGTCACCGAGACCGTCCTCGCCGAGCGGTCCCCGCGCCCCGTGCTGGTCTCCCTGGCCCGCGCCGGCACCCCCGTCGGCGTACTCATGCGCCGCTGGGCGCTCCACCGCCACGGCCTCGACCTCCCGCACTACGCCGTGTCCATCGTGCGCGGCCGGGGCATCGACGCCAACGCGCTGCGCTGGCTCGCCGCCCACCACGACCCCGCCGACGTCGTGTTCGTCGACGGCTGGACCGGCAAGGGCGCCATCACCCGCGAACTGGCCGCCGCCCTCCAGGACTTCCCCGGCTTCGACCCCGAGATCGCCGTCCTCGCCGACCCCGGCTCCTGCGTCCGCACCTACGGCACCCGCGAGGACTTCCTCATCCCCTCCGCCTGCCTCAACTCCACGGTCTCCGGCCTCATATCCCGCACCGTGCTCCGCGCCGACCTGGTCGGGCCGGACGACTACCACGGCGCGAAGTTCTACCGCGAACTCGCCGGCGCCGACGTGTCCAACGACTTCCTGACCGCCATCACCTCCCACTTCGACGACGTCACCGCCCTCGTCGACGCCGACGTCAAGGAACTCTCCGCCACCGACCGCACCCCCACCTGGGCCGGCTGGGCAGCCGTCGAGCGGATCAGCCAGGAGTACGGCATCCACGACGTCAACCTGGTCAAGCCCGGCGTCGGCGAGACCACCCGCGTCCTGCTGCGCCGCGTCCCCTGGAAGATCCTCGCCCAGCGCGGCGCGGGCGCGGACCTCGACCACGTACGCCTGCTCGCCGAGCAGCGCGGCGTACCCGTCGAGGAGGTCGACGACCTGCACTACACCTGCGTCGGACTGATCCACCCGAAGTACACCAGGGGCGCCACGGGCGCCGACGGCAAGGCGGTGGCGAACCGATGA
- a CDS encoding helix-turn-helix domain-containing protein, with protein MKDRLMSVAEVAEYLGTTERFPRRLIAERRIVFVKVGRHVRIPESALESFVLANTVSPISPGRGTAYKAVA; from the coding sequence ATGAAGGACCGGCTGATGAGCGTCGCTGAAGTCGCCGAATACCTCGGGACGACGGAGCGCTTCCCACGCCGCCTGATCGCCGAGCGTCGCATCGTCTTCGTCAAGGTCGGCCGCCATGTGCGCATTCCGGAGAGCGCGTTGGAGTCGTTCGTCCTGGCGAACACCGTGTCGCCGATCTCGCCGGGCCGTGGGACGGCGTACAAGGCGGTGGCCTGA
- a CDS encoding mobile element transfer protein, with translation MRPNRFYNVIRIGPVQVGTHHDGRGRTKHTAVCSAPGCDFSADYFTRAAAELAARTHRCKA, from the coding sequence GTGCGACCGAACCGCTTCTACAACGTCATCCGCATCGGTCCCGTTCAGGTCGGCACCCACCACGACGGCCGGGGCCGCACCAAGCACACCGCCGTGTGCTCCGCCCCCGGCTGCGACTTCTCCGCCGACTACTTCACCCGCGCCGCCGCCGAACTCGCCGCCCGCACCCACCGCTGCAAAGCCTGA
- a CDS encoding DUF4097 family beta strand repeat-containing protein: MGAGRVRAFVVGGVVLGALGLAGCGDAGVEGAPVERKAFGFRGESLVVEAGDSELVLVPADVKDVEVSRQVDGWVVFGEGPDPVWKLEGDRLTLRVECDALASRCGARHEVRVPRGVAVTVEGDNGDVTAEGFETALKVTVDNGGVTVRDGRGPLELRSENGDVRVEGGTARSVVTSSGNGEIRLALGAVPERVEAVNDNGDITVELPGGATRYAVEAGSDNGEVKVGVPTDERSGHVVKARSDNGQVTVRSAN; this comes from the coding sequence GTGGGTGCAGGACGGGTGCGGGCGTTTGTTGTCGGTGGGGTGGTGCTGGGGGCGCTGGGGCTCGCGGGGTGCGGGGATGCGGGTGTGGAGGGGGCGCCGGTGGAGCGGAAGGCGTTCGGGTTCCGGGGCGAGTCGCTGGTGGTGGAGGCGGGCGATTCGGAGCTCGTGCTGGTGCCGGCGGACGTGAAGGACGTGGAGGTGAGCCGGCAGGTCGACGGGTGGGTGGTGTTCGGGGAGGGGCCCGACCCGGTGTGGAAGCTGGAGGGCGACCGGCTGACGTTGCGGGTGGAGTGCGACGCGCTGGCGAGTCGCTGCGGGGCGCGGCACGAGGTGCGGGTGCCGCGCGGGGTGGCGGTGACGGTGGAGGGGGACAACGGGGACGTGACCGCCGAGGGGTTCGAGACGGCGCTCAAGGTGACGGTCGACAACGGTGGGGTGACCGTGCGGGACGGGCGGGGGCCGCTGGAGTTGCGCAGTGAGAACGGGGACGTCCGCGTGGAGGGCGGGACCGCGAGGAGCGTGGTGACGTCGTCGGGGAACGGGGAGATACGGCTGGCGCTCGGGGCGGTGCCGGAGCGGGTCGAGGCCGTGAACGACAACGGTGACATCACCGTCGAACTGCCCGGCGGTGCTACCCGGTACGCGGTGGAGGCGGGGAGTGACAACGGCGAGGTGAAGGTGGGGGTGCCGACCGACGAGCGGAGCGGGCACGTGGTGAAGGCGCGCAGCGACAACGGGCAAGTCACGGTCCGGAGCGCGAACTAA
- the repSA gene encoding replication initiator protein RepSA gives MTDTATAAGLDPATLSDLLRVAGSPGFDRLTEQIRRTGGCAAPIRLSGGTKLIDPATKTVLHAYTTDNEPGGVLRVACGNRRASRCPACAWTYAGDTYHLIRAGLVGAPDKGTPDTIRDHPRVFATLTAPSFGPVHNRPGNRRCRCGTRHPEDAPELGTPLDPETYDYAGAVLWNNHASELWRYFTIYLRREVARRAGLTQKAAREQSRVSFGKVAEYQKRGAVHFHAVIRFDGPEGPDTPPPAWATLDLLTDAIRAAAARVEVSVPAAPEHGVDQDLVLRWGDQLDVQPIGAFGQGEELTEQAVAAYVAKYATKAAETTGTVDHPVGNKEALVLLGVPDHPRRLMEACMDLDAAYPDRRLRAWAHMLGFRGHFSTKSRRYSTTLGALRQVRADYRAAQQRTALGLPDPDEHPEATVLTVAHWAYAGHGSTPGESWLAANVRRDIQHNREHAREIRAELDLEGAAA, from the coding sequence TTGACCGACACCGCCACCGCGGCGGGCCTGGACCCGGCCACCCTGAGCGATCTGCTCCGGGTGGCCGGGTCCCCCGGGTTCGACCGCCTCACCGAACAGATCCGCCGCACCGGAGGATGCGCCGCACCCATCCGCCTGTCCGGCGGCACCAAGCTCATCGACCCCGCCACCAAGACCGTCCTGCACGCCTACACCACCGACAACGAACCCGGCGGCGTCCTGCGCGTCGCCTGCGGCAACCGCCGGGCCTCCCGCTGCCCCGCCTGCGCCTGGACCTACGCCGGGGACACCTACCACCTGATCCGCGCCGGGCTCGTCGGCGCACCCGACAAAGGCACCCCCGACACGATCCGCGACCACCCCCGCGTCTTCGCCACTCTCACCGCGCCCTCCTTCGGCCCGGTCCACAACCGACCCGGCAACCGCCGATGCCGCTGCGGGACCCGACACCCCGAAGACGCCCCCGAACTCGGCACCCCGCTCGACCCGGAGACCTACGACTACGCGGGCGCCGTGCTGTGGAACAACCACGCCTCCGAACTGTGGCGGTACTTCACGATCTACCTCCGCCGGGAAGTCGCCCGCCGTGCCGGCCTCACTCAGAAAGCCGCCCGGGAGCAGTCCCGGGTCTCGTTCGGCAAGGTCGCCGAGTACCAGAAGCGCGGCGCCGTGCACTTCCACGCCGTCATCCGCTTCGACGGCCCCGAAGGACCCGACACCCCGCCCCCGGCCTGGGCCACCCTCGACCTGCTGACCGACGCCATCCGGGCCGCCGCCGCCCGCGTTGAGGTCAGCGTTCCCGCCGCCCCGGAGCACGGCGTCGACCAGGACCTGGTGCTGCGGTGGGGCGACCAGCTCGACGTCCAGCCCATCGGCGCCTTCGGCCAGGGCGAGGAGCTGACCGAACAGGCGGTCGCCGCCTACGTCGCCAAGTACGCCACCAAAGCCGCCGAGACCACCGGCACCGTCGACCACCCGGTCGGCAACAAGGAAGCCCTCGTCCTCCTTGGTGTCCCGGACCACCCCCGGCGGCTCATGGAAGCCTGCATGGACCTCGATGCGGCCTACCCGGACCGGCGGCTGCGGGCCTGGGCCCACATGCTCGGCTTCCGCGGCCACTTCTCCACCAAGTCCCGCCGCTACTCCACCACCCTCGGTGCCTTACGCCAGGTCCGCGCCGACTACCGCGCCGCCCAGCAACGCACCGCACTCGGACTGCCCGACCCCGACGAACACCCGGAAGCCACCGTCCTCACCGTCGCCCACTGGGCCTACGCCGGACATGGCTCCACCCCCGGCGAATCCTGGCTCGCCGCCAACGTCCGCCGCGACATCCAGCACAACCGCGAACACGCCCGAGAGATCCGCGCCGAACTCGACCTGGAAGGAGCCGCAGCATGA
- a CDS encoding HpcH/HpaI aldolase/citrate lyase family protein: MRHFGHIPATARSGLFHREPCEFTADSPARVLGAALGATLYSPATRPRLADDVMKQVGRGVVSMVLCLEDSIDDGEVAEAEENLVRHFADLHERDGEPPLLFIRVRRAEQMADLVRRLGPSARLLSGFVLPKFTEERGGPFMEALTVAENICERRLFAMPVLESPELLHLETRYETLAGIGRIVDKYRDRVLALRLGVTDFCSAYGLRRSPEMTAYDVHIVAGVIADVVNVLGRSDGTGFTITGPVWEYFRLQERIFKPQLRRSPFMEQRADELRTALIEHDLDGLLREIELDRANGLLGKTCIHPSHVLPVHALSVVSHEEFSDAEDILRPERGGGGVLRSAYTNKMNEVKPHRAWAERTLRRAEVFGVAKEDVGFVELLAAGLVK, from the coding sequence ATGCGTCATTTCGGGCACATCCCGGCCACTGCCCGGTCGGGGCTCTTCCACCGGGAGCCGTGCGAGTTCACCGCCGACTCCCCGGCCCGGGTCCTCGGCGCCGCCCTCGGCGCCACGCTCTACAGCCCCGCCACCCGGCCGAGGCTCGCCGACGACGTGATGAAGCAGGTGGGGCGCGGCGTCGTGTCGATGGTCCTGTGCCTGGAGGACTCCATCGACGACGGCGAGGTCGCCGAGGCGGAGGAGAACCTCGTCCGGCACTTCGCCGACCTGCACGAACGCGACGGCGAGCCGCCCCTGCTCTTCATCCGGGTGCGACGGGCGGAACAGATGGCCGACCTGGTGCGGCGGCTCGGGCCGTCCGCCCGGCTGCTGTCCGGATTCGTCCTGCCCAAGTTCACCGAGGAGCGCGGCGGGCCCTTCATGGAGGCGCTCACCGTGGCCGAGAACATCTGTGAACGGCGACTGTTCGCCATGCCCGTGCTGGAGTCGCCGGAGCTCCTCCACCTGGAGACCCGGTACGAGACGCTCGCGGGCATCGGCCGGATCGTCGACAAGTACCGTGACCGGGTCCTGGCGCTGCGCCTCGGCGTCACGGACTTCTGCTCCGCGTACGGACTGCGCCGCTCGCCCGAGATGACGGCGTACGACGTCCACATCGTGGCCGGCGTCATCGCGGACGTCGTCAACGTCCTGGGCCGCTCCGACGGCACCGGCTTCACGATCACCGGCCCGGTGTGGGAGTACTTCCGCCTCCAGGAGCGCATTTTCAAGCCACAGCTGCGCCGCAGCCCCTTCATGGAGCAGCGGGCCGACGAACTGCGCACCGCGCTGATCGAACACGACCTGGACGGGCTGCTGCGCGAGATCGAGCTCGACCGGGCCAACGGCCTGCTCGGCAAGACGTGCATCCACCCCTCCCACGTCCTGCCGGTGCACGCCCTGTCCGTCGTCAGCCACGAGGAGTTCAGCGACGCCGAGGACATCCTGCGACCGGAACGCGGTGGCGGCGGGGTGCTGCGGAGCGCCTACACGAACAAGATGAATGAAGTGAAGCCCCACCGTGCGTGGGCGGAGCGGACCCTCCGGCGAGCGGAGGTCTTCGGCGTCGCGAAGGAGGACGTCGGCTTCGTGGAGCTGCTCGCAGCGGGGCTGGTCAAGTGA
- a CDS encoding SpdD protein: MFTPKYPRPDTYTPTRHTVPEHPAAPLPAPPAPVAPSARTAVQLTPGSALALVAGGGAVVLVVGAVLVSMLLAVAITATSVAVCAVVLKSLINQERKH, encoded by the coding sequence GTGTTCACCCCCAAGTACCCGCGCCCCGACACTTACACCCCGACCCGGCACACCGTGCCCGAGCACCCGGCCGCCCCCCTGCCGGCACCCCCGGCCCCGGTCGCCCCCTCCGCCCGCACGGCGGTCCAGCTCACCCCCGGCAGCGCGCTCGCCCTCGTGGCCGGTGGCGGGGCCGTGGTCCTGGTCGTCGGCGCCGTCCTCGTCTCCATGCTCCTCGCCGTCGCCATCACCGCCACCTCGGTCGCCGTGTGCGCCGTCGTCCTCAAGTCCCTGATCAACCAGGAAAGGAAGCACTGA
- a CDS encoding HAD family hydrolase, with product MTTALTTLVASDLDRTLIYSAAALGLTMPDAEAPRLLCVETYQHKPLSYMTETAAALLTELPRHAVFVPATTRTREQYQRIRLPGPPARYAICANGGHLLVDGVSDPDWRRTVAARLADECASLDEVRTHLLAAADPAWLLKERVAEDLFAYLVVERALMPDGWMKELAAWAAPRGWAVSLQGRKVYAVPQPLTKSAAVREVARRTGADQVLAAGDSLLDADLLLAADRGWRPGHGELAEAGWNAGHVEALEERGVAAGEEILRRFSSAVPPNPA from the coding sequence ATGACCACGGCCCTCACCACCCTCGTCGCCAGCGACCTCGACCGCACCCTCATCTACTCCGCCGCCGCCCTCGGCCTGACCATGCCCGACGCCGAGGCGCCCCGCCTCCTCTGCGTCGAGACCTACCAGCACAAGCCGCTGTCGTACATGACGGAGACCGCGGCCGCCCTGCTGACCGAACTCCCGCGCCACGCCGTCTTCGTACCGGCCACCACCCGCACCCGCGAGCAGTACCAGCGCATCCGGCTCCCCGGACCACCGGCGCGCTACGCGATCTGCGCCAACGGCGGCCACCTGCTGGTCGACGGCGTCTCCGACCCCGACTGGCGGCGCACCGTCGCCGCCCGCCTCGCCGACGAGTGCGCCTCGCTCGACGAGGTCCGCACCCACCTGCTCGCCGCCGCGGACCCCGCCTGGCTGCTGAAGGAGCGGGTCGCCGAAGACCTCTTCGCCTACCTGGTCGTCGAGCGCGCCCTCATGCCCGACGGATGGATGAAGGAACTCGCCGCGTGGGCCGCCCCGCGAGGCTGGGCCGTCTCCCTCCAGGGACGCAAGGTGTACGCCGTCCCCCAGCCGCTCACCAAGAGCGCGGCGGTCCGCGAGGTCGCCCGCCGCACCGGGGCGGACCAGGTGCTCGCCGCCGGCGACTCGCTGCTCGACGCCGACCTGCTGCTCGCCGCGGACCGGGGCTGGCGCCCCGGCCACGGCGAACTCGCGGAGGCCGGCTGGAACGCCGGTCACGTCGAAGCGCTGGAGGAGCGCGGAGTGGCGGCGGGCGAGGAGATCCTGCGCCGGTTCAGCTCCGCCGTGCCCCCGAACCCGGCTTGA
- a CDS encoding FmdB family zinc ribbon protein — MPRYEYRCRTCGDTFELNRPMAESSAPAACPVGHDDTVKLLSAVAVGGTAKGGAPAPSQGGGGGCCGGGCCG; from the coding sequence ATGCCTCGCTATGAGTACCGCTGCCGCACCTGCGGTGACACCTTTGAACTGAACCGTCCGATGGCCGAGTCGTCCGCGCCGGCGGCCTGTCCCGTCGGTCACGACGACACCGTCAAGCTGCTGTCCGCCGTCGCCGTGGGTGGTACGGCGAAGGGTGGTGCGCCCGCGCCGTCGCAGGGCGGGGGCGGCGGTTGCTGCGGGGGCGGCTGCTGCGGCTGA
- a CDS encoding DUF2637 domain-containing protein — protein sequence MFRTLRLDAVLIQAVIAGALSFSHLHDLAQAAGQDGWKAWAYPVSVDLLLVAAWRRMRADAGNRDAWLWFAIALIASLGANVATAGMLDMQNVPPWLRILVAGWPALAFLGGTLLAHAPTPAPKPEPADQAPAEEPAPEPVADLTVERALDPAPELPPADPAPPEAPPVAPPQPVSTAPAAPFPPALLDHARKVADAHRAQTGTPIDAATLRSRLGVPAALADSIAHQLA from the coding sequence GTGTTCCGCACTCTCCGCCTCGACGCCGTACTCATCCAGGCAGTGATCGCCGGTGCCCTGTCCTTCTCCCACCTGCATGACCTGGCGCAAGCCGCTGGGCAGGACGGCTGGAAGGCGTGGGCCTACCCGGTGAGCGTCGACCTGCTGCTGGTCGCCGCATGGCGCCGCATGCGCGCCGACGCGGGCAACCGTGATGCCTGGCTGTGGTTCGCCATCGCCCTCATCGCGTCCCTCGGCGCCAACGTCGCCACCGCCGGAATGCTCGACATGCAGAACGTCCCGCCGTGGCTGCGGATTCTCGTCGCCGGATGGCCCGCCCTCGCGTTCCTCGGCGGCACGCTCCTGGCCCACGCACCCACACCAGCGCCCAAGCCTGAACCAGCAGACCAGGCTCCTGCGGAAGAGCCCGCCCCTGAACCGGTCGCGGATCTGACCGTGGAACGGGCCCTGGACCCCGCGCCCGAGCTGCCGCCCGCCGACCCGGCCCCACCGGAAGCTCCCCCGGTCGCCCCGCCGCAGCCCGTCTCCACGGCGCCCGCGGCTCCGTTCCCGCCCGCGCTGCTCGACCACGCACGCAAGGTCGCTGACGCTCACCGCGCCCAGACCGGCACCCCGATCGACGCAGCGACCCTGCGCAGTCGCCTCGGTGTCCCGGCCGCTCTGGCGGACTCCATCGCCCACCAACTCGCCTGA
- a CDS encoding tyrosine-type recombinase/integrase produces MANGKGRKRRFGSVRKLPSGRFQARYRGPDGQLRAAPQTFATQTDADRWLVRKEAEIIEGRWQNPDDKIPFGAYADAWFKERDYAATTRERNGSALRLHILPTFRDVNVGDITTPQIRRWRAGLLDSGVGEPTVVKAYQILRAIMHTAVDDGLIQRNPCRIKGAGATKTAERPFLTVAEVFRLADVVPERYRALILLAAFTSLRFGELAALQRHDVDLERRVVSVRRAAAETRTDGLLIKTPKSAAGIRTVAFPASLGEELQAHLSEYSQAGRNGLVFVGPRGGMLRRNNFRRIWLRALAQAGLGDVHFHDLRHTGNTLAATGGATTRELMHRMGHSSVRAALIYQHLVNGRDHKIADHVDRQIRKVQDRNGPSGT; encoded by the coding sequence ATGGCAAACGGCAAGGGCAGGAAGCGCCGCTTCGGCTCGGTTCGCAAGCTGCCCTCCGGGCGCTTTCAGGCGCGGTACCGAGGCCCCGACGGGCAGCTCCGTGCGGCACCGCAGACCTTCGCGACGCAGACTGACGCTGACCGGTGGCTGGTCCGCAAGGAAGCGGAGATCATCGAGGGTCGGTGGCAGAATCCGGACGACAAGATCCCGTTCGGGGCGTACGCCGACGCCTGGTTCAAGGAGCGCGACTACGCGGCAACAACCCGGGAGCGCAACGGCAGTGCTCTGCGGCTGCACATCCTGCCGACGTTCCGCGACGTCAACGTGGGTGACATCACCACACCGCAGATCCGGCGTTGGCGTGCCGGCCTTCTCGACAGCGGCGTGGGTGAACCGACCGTGGTGAAGGCGTACCAGATCCTTCGGGCGATCATGCACACGGCAGTCGATGACGGGCTGATCCAGCGCAACCCCTGCCGGATCAAGGGTGCAGGTGCCACGAAGACGGCTGAGCGTCCCTTCCTCACGGTCGCCGAGGTGTTCCGGCTCGCCGACGTCGTCCCCGAGCGCTACCGAGCGTTGATCCTGCTCGCCGCATTCACGTCGCTGCGGTTCGGGGAGCTGGCGGCGCTCCAGCGGCATGACGTCGACCTGGAGCGCCGAGTCGTCTCCGTTCGCCGGGCTGCCGCCGAGACGCGTACGGACGGCTTGCTGATCAAGACGCCGAAGAGCGCTGCGGGCATTCGTACGGTCGCGTTTCCGGCCTCGCTGGGCGAGGAGCTGCAAGCCCACCTGTCCGAGTACTCGCAGGCGGGGCGCAACGGACTGGTCTTCGTTGGGCCTCGCGGCGGCATGCTGCGCCGCAACAACTTCCGCCGTATCTGGCTGCGCGCCCTGGCCCAGGCCGGTCTAGGGGACGTCCACTTCCACGACCTGCGGCACACGGGCAACACTCTGGCGGCCACTGGTGGCGCGACCACGCGGGAGCTGATGCACCGGATGGGGCACTCGTCGGTACGGGCGGCGCTGATCTACCAGCACCTGGTGAACGGTCGCGACCATAAGATCGCCGATCACGTGGACCGCCAAATCCGGAAGGTTCAAGATCGGAACGGACCATCTGGCACGTGA
- a CDS encoding GGDEF domain-containing protein — protein sequence MDTATIAAAGLPALGWALHGGLLIRRLATARRDPLTALHTRAGWTARADHLLARHGNALVVLVDLDDFKAINDTHGHAAGDTVLTATADRLSTWCGRHGIAARLGGDEFAAIVTDPDHTAGLPALRAALDEPVTHHGHTLRVSASVGHCHRDHLPLPALTDALSAADKSMYAAKGHGRRNTR from the coding sequence ATGGACACGGCCACGATCGCCGCCGCTGGCTTACCGGCCCTCGGCTGGGCCCTGCACGGCGGGCTGCTCATCCGCCGCCTTGCCACCGCCCGCCGCGACCCCCTGACCGCCCTGCACACCCGCGCCGGATGGACCGCCCGCGCCGACCACCTGCTGGCCCGGCACGGCAACGCGCTCGTGGTCCTGGTCGACCTGGACGACTTCAAGGCCATCAACGACACCCACGGCCACGCCGCCGGAGACACCGTCCTCACCGCGACCGCCGACCGCCTCAGCACCTGGTGCGGCCGTCACGGCATCGCCGCCCGCCTCGGCGGAGACGAGTTCGCCGCCATCGTCACCGACCCCGACCACACCGCCGGCCTTCCCGCCCTCCGGGCCGCGCTCGACGAGCCCGTCACGCACCACGGCCACACCCTGCGGGTCTCGGCCTCGGTCGGCCACTGCCACCGTGACCACCTGCCCCTCCCCGCCCTCACCGACGCCCTCTCGGCCGCCGACAAGTCGATGTACGCGGCCAAGGGCCACGGCAGGCGCAACACACGCTAA
- a CDS encoding DedA family protein has translation MERWINSLMDTLGAPGAGLAIALENLFPPLPSEVILPLAGFASATGRIDLIAALLWTTAGSVVGALALYGVGALLGRERTIAIASKLPLVKVADIERTEAWFGRHGTKAVFFGRMIPIFRSLISVPAGIERMPLPVFLGLTTLGSAIWNTAFVLAGYVLGDNWEQVSHYVSLYSKVVLVVAVAAVVAFVAVRLLKPGSGARRS, from the coding sequence ATGGAACGCTGGATCAACAGCCTCATGGACACCCTTGGCGCGCCGGGAGCCGGACTCGCCATCGCCCTGGAGAACCTCTTCCCGCCGCTGCCCAGCGAGGTGATCCTGCCGCTGGCCGGGTTCGCCTCGGCGACCGGCCGGATCGACCTGATCGCCGCGCTGCTGTGGACGACGGCCGGGTCCGTCGTCGGCGCGCTCGCGCTGTACGGCGTGGGGGCGCTGCTCGGCCGGGAGCGGACGATCGCCATCGCGAGCAAACTGCCGCTGGTGAAGGTCGCCGACATCGAGCGTACGGAGGCGTGGTTCGGGCGGCACGGCACGAAGGCGGTGTTCTTCGGGCGGATGATCCCCATCTTCCGCAGCCTCATATCCGTGCCGGCCGGCATAGAACGCATGCCGCTGCCGGTGTTCCTGGGGCTGACGACGCTGGGGAGCGCGATCTGGAACACCGCGTTCGTCCTCGCCGGGTACGTGCTGGGCGACAACTGGGAGCAGGTCAGCCACTACGTGTCGCTGTACTCGAAGGTGGTACTGGTCGTGGCGGTGGCCGCCGTGGTGGCGTTCGTGGCGGTCCGGCTCCTCAAGCCGGGTTCGGGGGCACGGCGGAGCTGA